CAATGTGTGCAAGTATCTCACATGTATTTGAACTTGACATTTAAATAAGTTTCATAGCTAAATGGATGCTCAACAATCTGATGCCACTGTTCCACAAAGTAGGTAAGAATTTCCCAGATGGCCAGACAAGAGAGATACCTGGAAGATTGGGTTTCAGATCCACAGTTAACTGGACAGCGACAAGAGAATCATCATTCTCTCTTGTACCCAACACAGCTCTAGAGTCACCAACATTTCCAACGATAAGATCAAGGCCCTACAAATGAACCAAAATCCTTTATGGTCAGAAATAACTCTATCACAGACAATTGTAAGTTTCTAACAAAACATAATCTTCCAAAGATAACAAAGCAACACCTGCTTAATCAGAGTTACTGCTGTTGTTCCGCTACAAAAACAATCAATACTTTGGTGGGTCTTCAGTTCCCTATCCATAACTTTGAATGCCGTCAAAAAGGATTCCTTGAGTGTCTGAAAGATTTCAGGGTGTTTTTCTGTTTCTTCAGCATCAACAGATGCAGAGGCAGCCTCTTCTATATTCATGCTTCCTGCAGCATTACCGCTAATCTCCTTGAGGACTTCCTCACCAGGAACATTAACTTCCCAATGGGCATTCAGTTTAAGAGGAAGAGAATCTCTCACTCTTTTTGCAACCATGTGACCATATGGACCATGGCCATCAAAAACTCCACAGAAAATAGTATCCTGTCTAGAACAAAAGTTCTGCAATACATGGCAAACAGAAGCAATTAAAACTCTATTCAGCAGAAATAAATGCACAGTTGCTATTCCCTAAATAGCTACAAAAAGCTTCCCCTTCCCATatccataataaataaaataaaggtagATAATCGAGAGAATAGCAAGAAACAGATAAAACGGGAAGTGTGCACAAAACCAGAAACAGTCATAACCAAAGTCGTGTAGAAGAGAATCAAGGATCAGCAACAATCATAACTATGCACAAAACTACATATGCAAAGAAACCATGATAGAACACACTTGATCAATCAATAAACGTCACAATCAAATCCATGAAAAGTAGTTATATAAGTATGTATGTATAAACATAAACAACCCATGTTCGTATGTATATAGCAGGGTACAAAATCCAATGTGAGGAAAATCAACCAACCTCGCTGACATTAAGATGGAAAAAGATCTGAATTGTGAGCAAAATGCGGCAAAAGAAAGACTACACAAAGAGAATAATTGGccaaatataagaaaatgtaAAGTGAGAGAAAGGATCTAACCTCCCAAACCACCATGGCATCCTGGTTGGTACCCTTCTTGCCTTGCTGAGTGAACAAGGATGCAACTTGGGAGGAGCCATTGAGGAAGATCCTCCCAGGGATCCTATGGAGAGGCTCATTCCTCCAATACTCAAAGGAAGAAGCTCTTGATCCAAGCCTCTTCTTGGCGTTGCTCTTGCGCTTCCTAAAAGATGTAGAGGGTGAAGTGGGGCGAGGGCTCCTGCTTTCCGCAGAGAAGCAGGACCCCATCTTAAGGGCCCTTAGAATGCCAAGAATGCACTCCAAACCACTCGAGCACCCACTTTCTTCCCTTGAAGGATCCGTCACAACCCCTTTGAGAATCACCAACAAAAATCAAACCTTTCGCAATCCCCCAACACCACTTCTCCaccttcaatttttcttttttcactttcGCAACCTCTTCACCACCCCACAACAATCACACCAGCACCCTTCAGATTGAGATGACTAAAATGGCAGTGACCCAACTTCAGTCATCAACCAAGGCAGAGAATTCAGgataaaacaagaaagaaagatgtctcctttttttttaatgggaGGAGAAccagaaaaaagaaacaacactccttttctttctctctcttcctctttttgGTTTCTGTTATTGTCAAATAATAGATAACATGCAGATCTGCGTAATCCCCCACAAAGGCCACaacccttttttttaatattaaaaagccTTCTGTTGCAAAATCAACAAAAGGGATTAGTTAGCAAGTCGAGATGTATGAACTCAAAGGTGGTATTTTGAAGGTAACCCACATCAGTATACGAGAACATCAAGCGAACCCAGCTTGGATCAGAGGCGTCGATGGGGCTTGTATTGACTAGAATGtcgaagaaggaaaaagaatgGGTTGGTAGAAAAGGAAGAATGTGAAGGAGGAGAGAGAGTGCATGTATGTATGATGAATGATGAAGTTGTGTTTATGAGATTTTGAATGGAGTGAGAAACGGACAAGTTGAAAGTGGGGAAAGAATCTGAACCACTAAGAGCGTAGAGACCCAGAAACAAAGCCGTTCTTGTCTCTGGAAGACGTCACTCTTGGACGGAGAGAGAAGGAAAAACTAACACAGAACAGAAGATAGACAAAGCAAATTTTTGGACAAAGCCTTCTTTGTTCCACTTTTAAAAACAAGTTTTCCTATCATTGCGTTAAACagcatataaaattaaattaatgtatatttttccGACCAAGTAACTTAGTAACTTTATTCTTACTGAAGGTCAATTGTTGTCCGTTTTAATGCATGTTTATCTATGTATTGGAGTTTCAGATTTATCTTAGCAGAAAGTATAAACAGTTTGTGTGTCAATTATGTCCAAatatactctcttttttttcttttgaaacatttttaattattatatttttacttctGATTGTTATATAAACATAACAACATGGTTTTTTGCAATATATTGTTTCTACATTTTATGCATAA
This sequence is a window from Vigna angularis cultivar LongXiaoDou No.4 chromosome 2, ASM1680809v1, whole genome shotgun sequence. Protein-coding genes within it:
- the LOC108329269 gene encoding probable protein phosphatase 2C 33 yields the protein MGSCFSAESRSPRPTSPSTSFRKRKSNAKKRLGSRASSFEYWRNEPLHRIPGRIFLNGSSQVASLFTQQGKKGTNQDAMVVWENFCSRQDTIFCGVFDGHGPYGHMVAKRVRDSLPLKLNAHWEVNVPGEEVLKEISGNAAGSMNIEEAASASVDAEETEKHPEIFQTLKESFLTAFKVMDRELKTHQSIDCFCSGTTAVTLIKQGLDLIVGNVGDSRAVLGTRENDDSLVAVQLTVDLKPNLPAEEERIRKCKGRVFALQDEPEVARVWLPNNDSPGLAMARAFGDFCLKDFGLISVPEMSYRRLTEKDEFIVLATDGIWDVLSNKEVVDIVAATSRRASAARALVESAVRAWRYKYPTSKVDDCAVVCLFLDSASHKVCSASIAKSKEQPGSTVQVHNGDRGDVSAPTGLGRSGTCRENDEGDDSNKNEEEKECREEEIDPESEIEWSALEGVSRVNTLLNLPRFEPDKEDKGMRKQN